ATTGGATTAATCCAGAACCAGCTTCCCGTTACAATCTTGTAGTAATCGGAGCTGGTACAGCAGGTTTGGTAACCGCGGCCGGGGCCGCCGGCCTTGGAGCCAAGGTAGCCTTGGTCGAGAAACATCTTTTAGGCGGTGATTGCCTCAACGTGGGCTGCGTGCCTTCCAAAGCCTTGATCCGGGCCTCGCGCGCCATTGCGGATGTGCAAGGCGCTGCGGACTACGGCGTTGTCGTCCCGCCGGGCGCTAAAGTAGATTTCCCGGCAGTCATGGAACGTATGCGCCGCCTGCGTGCCCAGATCAGCCCCAACGACTCGGTCCAACGCTTCAAGAATCTAGGCGTGGATGTCTTTTTGGGGGAGGCCAAATTTACGGGCCCTGATACCGTGGAAATTGAGGGCAAACGGCTTCGTTTTACCAAGGCTGTTATCGCTTCTGGAGCCCGTGCCATAGAGCTGCCGATCCCGGGTCTTAAGGAGGCCGGCTACCTGACCAATGAAACAATTTTTTCCTTGACGGAACTGCCCAGGCGTTTGGCTGTAGTGGGGGCCGGGCCCATCGGCTGTGAGATGGCCCAGGCTTTTCTGCGTTTCGGTTCTGAAGTTTATCTCATGGAGGCTCTGGGTCAAACCCTCATTCGCGAAGATCGTGACGCCGCCCAGATTATTGAGAAAGCGTTCGTAAGAGAGGGAATAAAGTTTTCCTGCAATCACAATGTTGTTAAGGTGGAAAAGCGTGGCGCTGAGAAAGTGGTTTTCACGCAGTGCGATTGCCATAAGGGCGGCATTGCTGTGGATCAGATTCTGGTAGGAGTCGGACGAGCCCCAAACGTGGAGGGACTCAACCTTGAAGCGGTCGCAGTGGAATACGACAAGAAGTCAGGGGTCCATGTTAATGATCGGCTGGAGACCAGCAACCTCAGAATTTACGCGGCGGGTGACATCTGCTCAGCCTACAAGTTCACTCACACGGCAGACGCGACCGCGCGCATCGTCATCCAAAACGCCTTGTTCATGGGACGCAAGAAGGCAAGCGCCTTAACAATTCCCTGGTGTACCTACACCGATCCGGAAATCGCTCACGTCGGCCTTTACGAAAAGGACGCCAAGGAACGAAGCATCCCGGTGGATACCTTTATTCAGGAGTTTAAGGAAGTGGACAGGGCTTTGTTGGATGGCGAGAATGAAGGCATGATTAAGGTTCATGTAGAGAAAGGAACCGATCGGATACTGGGCGCCACTATCGTCGCCCGGCACGCCGGCGAGATGATCAGTGAGATCACTCTGGCCATGACCAATGGGATTGGTCTTAAGGGTATAGCCCAGACGATTCATCCTTATCCCACGCAGGCCGAATGCATTAAAAAAATCGGGGATGCCTACAATCGGACTCGATTAACTCCTTTTGCCAAGACCATTTTAGAGAAATGGTTGAGGTGGAACCGGTAGTTCTTTAAGATATTTTAAGTTGAGGAGGAAACCAGATGGAAAACGAAAATGCTTTGACGTGCAGCCATTGCAATTACCAGCCTGAGAATGAAGCCAAAAACTGGAGAAAGTGCGTAAAGTGCGGGATGCTTTGGTGTCCTAAATGTGCGCCTTCCGATTCGGACCAATGCGTTAATTGTATTGGGGGCAAGCTTGTCGCCGTGGAGAAATCTCATGAATAGGCTTGGTCTTTTGGCCGCAGCGCTCTTTAGCGGACTTTTGCTTTTTGGCTGCGCCGAATCACGAGAGCGGCCGCCTAAATTTCTCATCATCCTTCAGGCGGGCACCGAAAGTCACGAGGGGTTGGCCCGCGCTCTCCATGCCCTGCTCTATGCGAAGGAGCTTAAAGAGGCGGGTTACGCCGTGACGCTTGTTTTTGACGGCGCAGGAACGGGCTGGGCCGAGGCTTTTCGCGATCCCAAGAATAAGCTTCACGATAGATACAAGGGACTTAAAAATCTGCAGGTGGTCGAAGAAATCTGCGACTTCTGTGCCGGGGCTTTCAAGGTTAAGGGTAAATTGAAACAGATGTCGGACGCCACGCTGGTGGGAGAATTTGAGGGCCATCCCAGCCTCAAGAAGTGGGTTGCTCAAGGCTATCAGATTATTGTTCTTTGATGTGGTGCGACGCGAAATCAATTTAGGACCGAGGGAGATTTGCTGCGATGAGCCAGATTAGTGTTTGGATGTCATTCTTGGCTGGCGTGGCTTCGTTTTTGTCTCCTTGCGTTTTGCCTTTGGTTCCGGGCTATATTTCTTTTATCTCTGGCATATCTCTAGAGGAGCTCTCTCAAGGCGCTGACCGCCGGGCCATCATTCGCCGCGCGGGAGTGGGCTCCATTTTTTTCGTCTTGGGCTTTGCGATGGTATTTACCATGCTGGGCGCCTCGGCCTCAGCCATCGGCCGCCTTCTTGAGGCCCACATGCAGGTATTCTCCAAGCTGGCGGGGGCGATGATTATTCTTTTTGGACTCCACACCATCGGCGTCGTTCCTATCAAATGGCTTTATTACGAGAAGCGAATCAAGACAGGAAAATTTCAGCCCAGTTGGGCCGGGGCCTTTGCAATGGGCTTCGCGTTCGCCTTCGGCTGGACTCCCTGCATCGGCCCAATTCTCTCTGGAATCCTGGCGTTGGCCGCGGTGCAGGCGACTGTAAAACAGGGAATGTTTCTTCTTTTTGTCTATTCCCTTGGTCTTGGAATTCCTTTTATACTCACAGGTTTTGGGACAGCTGCCTTCCTGCAATTCTTTAACCGTTACAAGCGCTATATCCGTTGGGGAGAAATCGCGGCAGGCATTCTTCTTGTTGTGGTAGGAGCCCTCATTTTTTCAAACCGGCTGACCAAGCTAATCGCCCTATTTCCCTCATGGCTCTTTAAGTTTGCCTTATGACTCTGCTCATCGAAAAAATAAGAAATTTTATTTTGAGGCGGTGGCGGACTTTGATCACGGTTGCGATGATCGCAGGCGTAGGATATTACCTTGGAATTCAACAGGGGCCGCAAACTCAGGATTTAAGCCAGAATCCCCGTCCATCTGCGGATTTTATTTTACCCGATCTTCAAGGTAAGCCCATTCATCTCTCAGATTTCAAGGGCAAGGTTATTCTTCTTGATTTTTGGGCGACTTGGTGTCTGCCTTGCATCGAGGAGCTGCCGGATCTAAAAGCTGTCTACAAAAAATATGCGGACAAAGGATTTGTGATTGTCGGGGTTTCCTTGGATGAGGCGGGCAAGGAGGTTGTTGTCCAGTTCGTCAAGGAACATAATGTCCCCTGGCCCGTTCTTTTTGCGGGCGGCGCCGACAAATCGCCCAAAGGTTATCCTTTGCGCGGCCTTCCCACGGCTTATTTGATCAGCCCCGATGGAATGATCCGCAAGAGATACACAGGATTCAAGTTTAGGGAGGAGCTTGAGAAGGACATCGAGAGCCTTGTGCCAATTCGAAAGGGAGGCGGTTAAGATGAGAGGCTGTTTCATCGCTTTATTATTTGTTCAATACTTTTTTATGGCTTCAGATTCGCAAGCGTCCAATTCTCAAGGAAAACCCAATCATCTCATCCGGGAAAAAAGTCCCTATTTGCAACAGCATGCCTACAATCCCGTGGAATGGCATCCTTGGGGCGAGGAAGCGTTTCAAAAGGCCCGCCGGGAAAACAAACCCATTTTCCTCTCCATCGGGTATTCCACCTGCCATTGGTGCCATGTCATGGAGAAGGAATCCTTCTCTGATCCCAAGATCGCGGCAATCATGAATAAATATTTTGTTTCGATTAAAGTGGACCGGGAGGAGCGTCCGGACGTGGATAAAATCTACATGACAGCGGTCCAGGCCATGACCGGCGCCGGCGGCTGGCCACTTTCGGCATGGCTGACGCCTGATCTCAAGCCATTCTTTGGCGGCACCTACTTTCCACCGGATTCCCGCTGGGGCAGGCCGGGATTTTCTCAGATTTTAGAAAGGACCGCGGAACTCTGGAAAACACAGCGCGACAAGCTTGTTTCCTCCAGCAATGATCTGACCGAGAAGATTCAGCAATACATGACAGTGGAGGGACGCCAGGGGCCACTGGAGCCCGCGGCCCTTGAGAGCGGATTTAAGTCCTACCAGAGCTCTTATCAGGCCTCAAGAGGGGGTTTTGGCGGCGCTCCCAAGTTTCCCATGCCGGTCAATCATAACTTCCTCCTGCGTTACTGGGCGCGTGCCAAAGATTCCAAAGCCCTGGATATGTCCCTTCACACGTTGCGCGAGATGGCCAAGGGCGGGATTTACGACCACCTAGGAGGCGGATTCCACCGTTATTCCACGGACGACAAATGGCATATCCCCCATTTTGAAAAGATGCTCTACGACAACGCCCAGCTTGCGGTCAATTACTTGGAGGCCTATCAGATCAGCAGAGAGGAGGGATTCGCCCAAGTTGTCCGCGAAACTCTGGAATATGTTCTGCGTGACATGACCCATCCCCAGGGCGGCTTTTATTCCGCCGAAGATGCGGATAGCCTCCCGCCGGAGTTGGCGGGCAAGGTTTCGGATAAAGGCCATGAGCACAAATCGGAAGGAGCTTTTTATATTTGGGAGAAGGAAGAAATTTTGCGGATTGCGGGCCAGGAGGCTGGAGAGATTTTTAGCTACCGCTACGGTATTGAGCCCACCGGCAACGCCGAGTCTGACCCCCAGGGAGAGTTCAAAAATAAAAATATTCTCTACATCGCCCACGGTATGCCCGATACAGCCAAAAAGTTCCAAAAATCAGAAAAAGAGACGCAGAGGATTCTCCAAGAAACCAAACAAAAACTTTTCGAAGCGCGCGCCAAGAGGCCAAGGCCCCATTTAGACGACAAGGTTCTGGTTTCCTGGAACGGCCTCATGATCTCGGCTTTCGCCAAGGCAGCTCAAATTTTGGGTGAGCCTCGATACGCTAAAGCCGCGGAGCGCTCCGCCGCCTTCATTCAAACCAGTCTGTACGACTTAAAGACAAAAAGGCTTTATCGAAGATGGAGAGAGGGCGAAAGCAAGGTGCCTGGTATCGCCGATGACTACGCGTTTCTGGTTCAGGGGCTTTTGGATCTTTATGAAGCAACCTTTGATGCCAGGTGGCTAGAATGGGCGATTGAGCTTACCGAAACGCAAAACAAACTCTTTTACGATTCTCAAAACGGGGGATTCTACATGACCGCTATCGGCCATGACAAAAATCTTCTGGTTCGAACCAAAGAAGATTCAGACAACGTAGAGCCCTCGGCCAGCTCTATTGCGGCCTTGAATCTTTTGCGTTTGGCGCAGTTCACGGATCGTAAAGATTTCCGGGAGGCTGCGGAAAAAACCTTGACCCTTTTCGCCCAACAATTGAAGCAACAGCCGCGTTCCCTGCCTCAGATGCTGGCGGCTTTGGACTTTTATCTTTCTAAACCTAAGCAGATCGTTATTGCCGGGGAACCCTCGGATCAAGATATGAAAGAGATGCTTGAGGAAATCCACCGCCGCTTTATGCCAAACAAAATTCTCCTGGTGGTTAATGGCGGGAAAAACAGAGAAACCTTGATCCAATGGCTGCCTTTTTTGAAGGGCATCGTGCCTATTGGGGGCAAGGCAACCGCCTATGTCTGCATTGACTATGCCTGCGAGCTTCCTACCAATGATCTCAAAATTTTGGGATTGATTTTGGATGGCTCGCGCCCCAGCCAGGGCAGGTAATTTTGGCTCGATTTCTCAGAGCGAATTTTGCCGGCGCCATCTAAGATTTGCTTGAATAGACGATAGGCGATGGAGTTCGCCTTGAACCGCCCGGCGATTTTCGCGGGATGATAACTCCTACCAAGTAAAAGCGGTAGGAGTTTTTTATTTTATGGACACAAGCAAATTAATTGGATTGGCCGCGGGCAGCCTTGCCGGAGGCTTTGCCAGGTATTTTCTGGCCGGCATGGCCTATCGTGTCTTTGGAACCGGTTTTCCGCATGGAACTTTCGTGGTCAATATGTCGGGGTGTCTGCTGATTGGACTTTTAGACGGCTTGGCTGAAGAAAAATTCCTTTTAGGCCCCAACGCCCGGCTCCTGCTCATGATCGGATTCTGCGGGGCCTTTACCACCTTCTCGACTTTAATTTTGGAAACCAACAATCTTTTGAAGGATGGAGAAATTTTAAGAGCCGTCTTAAACGCCGGCGGGAGCCTTCTCCTTGGCCTCGTCCTGCTTCGCCTGGGAATGGCCTTGGGAAAATTGATATGAGGGGGTTACGATGAAAATTCCAACCGATGGAAAACTTTTAAGAATCTTTATCGGCGAAGCCGATCGATGGCAAGGCCAGCCGCTTTACGAAGCCATTGTTCTCGAAGCCAAAAAGGAGGGTTTGGCGGGAGCCACCGCCATCAAAG
The window above is part of the Elusimicrobiota bacterium genome. Proteins encoded here:
- a CDS encoding DsrE family protein, which codes for MNRLGLLAAALFSGLLLFGCAESRERPPKFLIILQAGTESHEGLARALHALLYAKELKEAGYAVTLVFDGAGTGWAEAFRDPKNKLHDRYKGLKNLQVVEEICDFCAGAFKVKGKLKQMSDATLVGEFEGHPSLKKWVAQGYQIIVL
- the crcB gene encoding fluoride efflux transporter CrcB is translated as MDTSKLIGLAAGSLAGGFARYFLAGMAYRVFGTGFPHGTFVVNMSGCLLIGLLDGLAEEKFLLGPNARLLLMIGFCGAFTTFSTLILETNNLLKDGEILRAVLNAGGSLLLGLVLLRLGMALGKLI
- a CDS encoding TlpA family protein disulfide reductase translates to MTLLIEKIRNFILRRWRTLITVAMIAGVGYYLGIQQGPQTQDLSQNPRPSADFILPDLQGKPIHLSDFKGKVILLDFWATWCLPCIEELPDLKAVYKKYADKGFVIVGVSLDEAGKEVVVQFVKEHNVPWPVLFAGGADKSPKGYPLRGLPTAYLISPDGMIRKRYTGFKFREELEKDIESLVPIRKGGG
- a CDS encoding mercuric reductase; this encodes MVKEVIVEPWDEHNKTLVSNAHPPDWINPEPASRYNLVVIGAGTAGLVTAAGAAGLGAKVALVEKHLLGGDCLNVGCVPSKALIRASRAIADVQGAADYGVVVPPGAKVDFPAVMERMRRLRAQISPNDSVQRFKNLGVDVFLGEAKFTGPDTVEIEGKRLRFTKAVIASGARAIELPIPGLKEAGYLTNETIFSLTELPRRLAVVGAGPIGCEMAQAFLRFGSEVYLMEALGQTLIREDRDAAQIIEKAFVREGIKFSCNHNVVKVEKRGAEKVVFTQCDCHKGGIAVDQILVGVGRAPNVEGLNLEAVAVEYDKKSGVHVNDRLETSNLRIYAAGDICSAYKFTHTADATARIVIQNALFMGRKKASALTIPWCTYTDPEIAHVGLYEKDAKERSIPVDTFIQEFKEVDRALLDGENEGMIKVHVEKGTDRILGATIVARHAGEMISEITLAMTNGIGLKGIAQTIHPYPTQAECIKKIGDAYNRTRLTPFAKTILEKWLRWNR
- a CDS encoding thioredoxin domain-containing protein, producing the protein MASDSQASNSQGKPNHLIREKSPYLQQHAYNPVEWHPWGEEAFQKARRENKPIFLSIGYSTCHWCHVMEKESFSDPKIAAIMNKYFVSIKVDREERPDVDKIYMTAVQAMTGAGGWPLSAWLTPDLKPFFGGTYFPPDSRWGRPGFSQILERTAELWKTQRDKLVSSSNDLTEKIQQYMTVEGRQGPLEPAALESGFKSYQSSYQASRGGFGGAPKFPMPVNHNFLLRYWARAKDSKALDMSLHTLREMAKGGIYDHLGGGFHRYSTDDKWHIPHFEKMLYDNAQLAVNYLEAYQISREEGFAQVVRETLEYVLRDMTHPQGGFYSAEDADSLPPELAGKVSDKGHEHKSEGAFYIWEKEEILRIAGQEAGEIFSYRYGIEPTGNAESDPQGEFKNKNILYIAHGMPDTAKKFQKSEKETQRILQETKQKLFEARAKRPRPHLDDKVLVSWNGLMISAFAKAAQILGEPRYAKAAERSAAFIQTSLYDLKTKRLYRRWREGESKVPGIADDYAFLVQGLLDLYEATFDARWLEWAIELTETQNKLFYDSQNGGFYMTAIGHDKNLLVRTKEDSDNVEPSASSIAALNLLRLAQFTDRKDFREAAEKTLTLFAQQLKQQPRSLPQMLAALDFYLSKPKQIVIAGEPSDQDMKEMLEEIHRRFMPNKILLVVNGGKNRETLIQWLPFLKGIVPIGGKATAYVCIDYACELPTNDLKILGLILDGSRPSQGR
- a CDS encoding cytochrome c biogenesis protein CcdA, which produces MSFLAGVASFLSPCVLPLVPGYISFISGISLEELSQGADRRAIIRRAGVGSIFFVLGFAMVFTMLGASASAIGRLLEAHMQVFSKLAGAMIILFGLHTIGVVPIKWLYYEKRIKTGKFQPSWAGAFAMGFAFAFGWTPCIGPILSGILALAAVQATVKQGMFLLFVYSLGLGIPFILTGFGTAAFLQFFNRYKRYIRWGEIAAGILLVVVGALIFSNRLTKLIALFPSWLFKFAL